A genomic region of Arachis stenosperma cultivar V10309 chromosome 9, arast.V10309.gnm1.PFL2, whole genome shotgun sequence contains the following coding sequences:
- the LOC130948203 gene encoding uncharacterized protein LOC130948203 isoform X3, giving the protein MSESGSASSLVAETVWKEIESTRTVSDDQLWTLHFIFGKNMEGAARIVDQRGVSRISGNPSGRFVFQVTGESPRKKDHYLCFPHHFCACYSFFYDVLNRRQQLSWLFLSRISSCAILFIIKGISSICLGQ; this is encoded by the exons ATGAGTGAAAGTGGGAGTGCAAGTAGTTTGGTAGCAGAGACTGTGTGGAAGGAAATCGAGTCTACACGCACAG TGAGCGATGACCAACTTTGGAC ATTGCATTTTATATTTGGGAAGAACATGGAGGGAGCCGCAAGAATCGTGGATCAAAGAGGCGTTAGCAGGATATCTGGGAATCCAAGTGGGAGGTTCGTCTTTCAGGTTACAGGGGAATCCCCAAGGAAGAAAGATCACTATCTCTGTTTTCCTCATCATTTCTGCGCCTGCTATTCTTTCTTCTACGATGTTCTCAACAGACGCCAACAACTCTCT TGGTTGTTTCTTTCCAGGATTTCGTCATGCGCTATCTTATTCATCATCAAAG GTATATCTTCTATATGTCTCGGTCAGTAG
- the LOC130948203 gene encoding uncharacterized protein LOC130948203 isoform X2, with translation MSESGSASSLVAETVWKEIESTRTVSDDQLWTLHFIFGKNMEGAARIVDQRGVSRISGNPSGRFVFQVTGESPRKKDHYLCFPHHFCACYSFFYDVLNRRQQLSCKHQIAARLAASLGVYVELNVSDEELALLLSKI, from the exons ATGAGTGAAAGTGGGAGTGCAAGTAGTTTGGTAGCAGAGACTGTGTGGAAGGAAATCGAGTCTACACGCACAG TGAGCGATGACCAACTTTGGAC ATTGCATTTTATATTTGGGAAGAACATGGAGGGAGCCGCAAGAATCGTGGATCAAAGAGGCGTTAGCAGGATATCTGGGAATCCAAGTGGGAGGTTCGTCTTTCAGGTTACAGGGGAATCCCCAAGGAAGAAAGATCACTATCTCTGTTTTCCTCATCATTTCTGCGCCTGCTATTCTTTCTTCTACGATGTTCTCAACAGACGCCAACAACTCTCT TGTAAGCATCAAATAGCTGCAAGACTTGCTGCGTCATTGGGAGTTTATGTCGAATTGAATGTCTCCGATGAGGAGCTCGCTCTCTTGCTTTCCAAAATATAG
- the LOC130948203 gene encoding uncharacterized protein LOC130948203 isoform X1, translated as MSESGSASSLVAETVWKEIESTRTVSDDQLWTLHFIFGKNMEGAARIVDQRGVSRISGNPSGRFVFQVTGESPRKKDHYLCFPHHFCACYSFFYDVLNRRQQLSWLFLSRISSCAILFIIKGIFWLKLRDLSKNLIQRLKRTADAVGF; from the exons ATGAGTGAAAGTGGGAGTGCAAGTAGTTTGGTAGCAGAGACTGTGTGGAAGGAAATCGAGTCTACACGCACAG TGAGCGATGACCAACTTTGGAC ATTGCATTTTATATTTGGGAAGAACATGGAGGGAGCCGCAAGAATCGTGGATCAAAGAGGCGTTAGCAGGATATCTGGGAATCCAAGTGGGAGGTTCGTCTTTCAGGTTACAGGGGAATCCCCAAGGAAGAAAGATCACTATCTCTGTTTTCCTCATCATTTCTGCGCCTGCTATTCTTTCTTCTACGATGTTCTCAACAGACGCCAACAACTCTCT TGGTTGTTTCTTTCCAGGATTTCGTCATGCGCTATCTTATTCATCATCAAAG gtattttctggctgaaattgagggatctgagcaaaaatctgatccagagactcaaaaggactgcagatgctgttggattctga
- the LOC130948202 gene encoding metal-nicotianamine transporter YSL1 isoform X1, translating into MMFSPSSATKMEEGEENKLEIARDRDFEDQLQLQGGAELQPQKWSDQITLRGLLVSMMIGIMYSIIVMKLNLTTGMVPNLNVSAALLAFVFVRSWTKVLQKAGFVSKPFSRQENTIIQTCAVACYSIAIGGGFASYLLGLNRKTYELSGVGTPGNSPGAIKEPGFGWMTGFLFVVCFVGLFVLIPLRKIMIVDLQLTYPSGLATAVLINGFHTQGDKMAKKQVRGFMKYFSISFLWGLFKWFFSGIRDCGFEQFPTFGLQAWKQTFYFDFSMTYVGAGMICSHLVNVSLLLGAVLSYGVMYPLVDKLKGQWYPDNLEETNMKGLYGYKVFLSIALILGDGIYNFTKILVATVNGIIDKMKHYKDRNQKNAVAAEQQGYPNGNIKQTELFLKENIPMWIGIVGYLVFTVISTILIPLMFPQLKWYFVVVAYIFAPALAFCNALGAGLTDINMAYNYGKVALFVMAALSGKENGVVAGLVGCGVIKSVVSVSCILMQDFKTAHYTLTSPRAMFMCQVIGIAMGCVTAPLSFFLYYKAFNVGDPNGEFKAPYALIYRNMAVIGVEGFSALPHHCLQLCYAFFAFAVAVNVVRDHSPKKIAKWMPLPMVMAVPFLVGAYFAIDMFMGTVIVFLWHKINDKKAKLMVPAAASGLICGEGLWTLPAAILALARINPPICMKFVPS; encoded by the exons ATGATGTTTTCCCCATCAAGTGCAACGAAAatggaagaaggagaagagaacaaaCTCGAAATCGCGAGGGACCGTGACTTCGAGGACCAGCTTCAGCTGCAAGGTGGTGCTGAGTTGCAGCCTCAGAAATGGAGTGATCAGATAACACTGAGAGGGTTGCTTGTGAGCATGATGATTGGAATAATGTACAGCATAATAGTCATGAAGCTCAACCTCACAACTGGCATGGTTCCCAACCTGAATGTCTCTGCTGCACTCCTTGCTTTTGTGTTTGTCCGGAGCTGGACGAAGGTTCTCCAAAAGGCTGGCTTTGTGTCGAAGCCCTTCAGCCGCCAAGAGAACACCATCATACAGACTTGTGCTGTTGCATGCTATAGCATTGCTATTGGAG GAGGATTTGCTTCTTATCTACTGGGATTAAACAGGAAGACTTATGAGTTGTCTGGGGTGGGAACTCCGGGTAACAGTCCAGGTGCCATTAAAGAACCGGGATTTGGTTGGATGACTGGCTTCCTTTTTGTGGTTTGCTTTGTTGGCCTTTTTGTCTTGATCCCACTCAGAAAG ATCATGATAGTTGATCTTCAATTAACATATCCAAGTGGCTTAGCAACAGCTGTTCTAATCAATGGTTTTCATACCCAGGGTGACAAAATGGCCAA GAAGCAAGTGAGGGGGTTCATGAAATATTTTTCCATCAGTTTCTTATGGGGTTTATTTAAGTGGTTCTTCTCAGGGATAAGAGACTGTGGATTTGAACAGTTCCCTACCTTTGGATTGCAAGCTTGGAAGCAAAC ATTCTACTTTGATTTCAGCATGACTTATGTGGGAGCAGGAATGATTTGTTCTCACCTCGTCAATGTGTCTTTGCTCCTTGGAGCTGTGCTCTCATATGGGGTCATGTACCCTTTAGTTGATAAGCTTAAAGGACAATGGTACCCTGATAATCTAGAAGAAACCAACATGAAGGGCTTATATGGCTATAAGgtttttctgtcaattgctctAATCCTGGGTGATGGCATATACAACTTCACCAAGATTTTAGTTGCCACAGTTAATGGCATAATTGACAAGATGAAGCACTATAAAGATCGGAACCAAAAGAACG CAGTAGCAGCTGAGCAGCAAGGGTATCCAAATGGAAACATTAAACAGACTGAGTTGTTCCTCAAGGAGAACATTCCCATGTGGATTGGAATAGTTGGATACCTTGTTTTCACAGTCATTTCAACAATTTTGATCCCGCTTATGTTTCCCCAGCTCAAATGGTACTTTGTCGTGGTTGCTTACATTTTTGCTCCAGCTCTTGCCTTCTGTAATGCTTTGGGAGCTGGTCTCACAGACATAAACATGGCGTATAACTATGGCAAAGTTGCACTCTTTGTGATGGCAGCTTTGAGCGGGAAAGAAAATGGTGTTGTGGCGGGACTGGTGGGTTGTGGTGTCATTAAATCAGTGGTTTCAGTTTCTTGCATTCTGATGCAAGATTTCAAAACTGCTCATTACACCTTAACCTCTCCCAGAGCAATGTTCATGTGCCAAGTAATTGGCATTGCAATGGGATGTGTAACAGCTCCTCTGAGCTTCTTCTTGTACTACAAGGCATTCAATGTGGGAGACCCTAATGGAGAATTCAAGGCTCCTTATGCACTGATATACAGAAACATGGCAGTTATAGGTGTTGAAGGCTTCTCAGCATTGCCTCATCATTGCTTGCAGCTTTGCTATGCATTCTTTGCTTTTGCTGTGGCAGTAAACGTGGTGAGGGATCACTCGCCTAAAAAGATAGCAAAATGGATGCCGTTACCAATGGTAATGGCAGTGCCATTCCTAGTTGGGGCATACTTTGCAATTGACATGTTCATGGGAACTGTGATTGTGTTCTTGTGGCACAAGATTAACGACAAGAAGGCAAAGTTGATGGTTCCGGCAGCTGCTTCTGGACTAATTTGTGGGGAGGGACTTTGGACTCTTCCTGCTGCCATTCTTGCTCTTGCAAGGATCAATCCTCCAATTTGCATGAAATTTGTCCCTTCCTAG
- the LOC130948202 gene encoding metal-nicotianamine transporter YSL1 isoform X2 yields MMFSPSSATKMEEGEENKLEIARDRDFEDQLQLQGGAELQPQKWSDQITLRGLLVSMMIGIMYSIIVMKLNLTTGMVPNLNVSAALLAFVFVRSWTKVLQKAGFVSKPFSRQENTIIQTCAVACYSIAIGGGFASYLLGLNRKTYELSGVGTPGNSPGAIKEPGFGWMTGFLFVVCFVGLFVLIPLRKIMIVDLQLTYPSGLATAVLINGFHTQGDKMAKKQVRGFMKYFSISFLWGLFKWFFSGIRDCGFEQFPTFGLQAWKQTFYFDFSMTYVGAGMICSHLVNVSLLLGAVLSYGVMYPLVDKLKGQWYPDNLEETNMKGLYGYKVFLSIALILGDGIYNFTKILVATVNGIIDKMKHYKDRNQKNVAAEQQGYPNGNIKQTELFLKENIPMWIGIVGYLVFTVISTILIPLMFPQLKWYFVVVAYIFAPALAFCNALGAGLTDINMAYNYGKVALFVMAALSGKENGVVAGLVGCGVIKSVVSVSCILMQDFKTAHYTLTSPRAMFMCQVIGIAMGCVTAPLSFFLYYKAFNVGDPNGEFKAPYALIYRNMAVIGVEGFSALPHHCLQLCYAFFAFAVAVNVVRDHSPKKIAKWMPLPMVMAVPFLVGAYFAIDMFMGTVIVFLWHKINDKKAKLMVPAAASGLICGEGLWTLPAAILALARINPPICMKFVPS; encoded by the exons ATGATGTTTTCCCCATCAAGTGCAACGAAAatggaagaaggagaagagaacaaaCTCGAAATCGCGAGGGACCGTGACTTCGAGGACCAGCTTCAGCTGCAAGGTGGTGCTGAGTTGCAGCCTCAGAAATGGAGTGATCAGATAACACTGAGAGGGTTGCTTGTGAGCATGATGATTGGAATAATGTACAGCATAATAGTCATGAAGCTCAACCTCACAACTGGCATGGTTCCCAACCTGAATGTCTCTGCTGCACTCCTTGCTTTTGTGTTTGTCCGGAGCTGGACGAAGGTTCTCCAAAAGGCTGGCTTTGTGTCGAAGCCCTTCAGCCGCCAAGAGAACACCATCATACAGACTTGTGCTGTTGCATGCTATAGCATTGCTATTGGAG GAGGATTTGCTTCTTATCTACTGGGATTAAACAGGAAGACTTATGAGTTGTCTGGGGTGGGAACTCCGGGTAACAGTCCAGGTGCCATTAAAGAACCGGGATTTGGTTGGATGACTGGCTTCCTTTTTGTGGTTTGCTTTGTTGGCCTTTTTGTCTTGATCCCACTCAGAAAG ATCATGATAGTTGATCTTCAATTAACATATCCAAGTGGCTTAGCAACAGCTGTTCTAATCAATGGTTTTCATACCCAGGGTGACAAAATGGCCAA GAAGCAAGTGAGGGGGTTCATGAAATATTTTTCCATCAGTTTCTTATGGGGTTTATTTAAGTGGTTCTTCTCAGGGATAAGAGACTGTGGATTTGAACAGTTCCCTACCTTTGGATTGCAAGCTTGGAAGCAAAC ATTCTACTTTGATTTCAGCATGACTTATGTGGGAGCAGGAATGATTTGTTCTCACCTCGTCAATGTGTCTTTGCTCCTTGGAGCTGTGCTCTCATATGGGGTCATGTACCCTTTAGTTGATAAGCTTAAAGGACAATGGTACCCTGATAATCTAGAAGAAACCAACATGAAGGGCTTATATGGCTATAAGgtttttctgtcaattgctctAATCCTGGGTGATGGCATATACAACTTCACCAAGATTTTAGTTGCCACAGTTAATGGCATAATTGACAAGATGAAGCACTATAAAGATCGGAACCAAAAGAACG TAGCAGCTGAGCAGCAAGGGTATCCAAATGGAAACATTAAACAGACTGAGTTGTTCCTCAAGGAGAACATTCCCATGTGGATTGGAATAGTTGGATACCTTGTTTTCACAGTCATTTCAACAATTTTGATCCCGCTTATGTTTCCCCAGCTCAAATGGTACTTTGTCGTGGTTGCTTACATTTTTGCTCCAGCTCTTGCCTTCTGTAATGCTTTGGGAGCTGGTCTCACAGACATAAACATGGCGTATAACTATGGCAAAGTTGCACTCTTTGTGATGGCAGCTTTGAGCGGGAAAGAAAATGGTGTTGTGGCGGGACTGGTGGGTTGTGGTGTCATTAAATCAGTGGTTTCAGTTTCTTGCATTCTGATGCAAGATTTCAAAACTGCTCATTACACCTTAACCTCTCCCAGAGCAATGTTCATGTGCCAAGTAATTGGCATTGCAATGGGATGTGTAACAGCTCCTCTGAGCTTCTTCTTGTACTACAAGGCATTCAATGTGGGAGACCCTAATGGAGAATTCAAGGCTCCTTATGCACTGATATACAGAAACATGGCAGTTATAGGTGTTGAAGGCTTCTCAGCATTGCCTCATCATTGCTTGCAGCTTTGCTATGCATTCTTTGCTTTTGCTGTGGCAGTAAACGTGGTGAGGGATCACTCGCCTAAAAAGATAGCAAAATGGATGCCGTTACCAATGGTAATGGCAGTGCCATTCCTAGTTGGGGCATACTTTGCAATTGACATGTTCATGGGAACTGTGATTGTGTTCTTGTGGCACAAGATTAACGACAAGAAGGCAAAGTTGATGGTTCCGGCAGCTGCTTCTGGACTAATTTGTGGGGAGGGACTTTGGACTCTTCCTGCTGCCATTCTTGCTCTTGCAAGGATCAATCCTCCAATTTGCATGAAATTTGTCCCTTCCTAG